In a genomic window of Thermosynechococcus sp. CL-1:
- the guaA gene encoding glutamine-hydrolyzing GMP synthase has translation MTHSTLHQPATAAGQGLQRQLIVILDFGSQYSELIARRIRETQVYSEVISYRTTAEQLAQLAPKGIILSGGPNSVYDENAPQCDPEIWNLGIPILGVCYGMQLMVQQLGGTVERATAGEYGKAALFIDDPTDLLTNVEQETIMWMSHGDSVTELPSGFRVLAHTHNTPMAAIAHPERKLYGVQFHPEVVHSVGGIALIRNFVYHICDCEPTWTTAAFVEEAIREVRAKVGDKRVLLALSGGVDSSTLAFLLHRAIGDQLTCMFIDQGFMRKGEPERLLKLFQEQFHIKVEYVNARDRFLAQLVGVTDPEEKRKRIGHEFIRVFEEESQRLGPFDYLAQGTLYPDVIESANTNIDPQTGERVAVKIKSHHNVGGLPENLRFKLVEPLRKLFKDEVRQVGRSLGLPEEIVRRHPFPGPGLAIRILGEVTPERLEILRDADLIVRQEINRAEMYHDFWQAFAVLLPIRTVGVMGDQRTYAYPVVLRFVTSEDGMTADWARVPYDLLERISNRIVNEVPGVNRVVYDITSKPPGTIEWE, from the coding sequence TTGACTCACTCCACCCTCCACCAACCCGCCACAGCCGCCGGTCAAGGCCTGCAACGCCAACTTATTGTCATTCTTGATTTTGGGTCGCAATACTCCGAACTCATTGCCCGCCGCATTCGTGAGACCCAAGTCTATTCCGAGGTCATTTCCTACCGCACCACTGCTGAGCAACTTGCCCAATTAGCCCCCAAGGGCATCATTCTCTCCGGTGGCCCCAACTCCGTCTATGACGAGAATGCTCCCCAATGTGATCCAGAAATTTGGAACCTCGGCATTCCCATCCTTGGCGTGTGCTATGGCATGCAACTGATGGTGCAACAGTTGGGGGGAACTGTGGAGCGAGCCACCGCTGGCGAGTATGGCAAGGCAGCGCTCTTTATTGACGACCCCACGGATCTGCTCACGAATGTTGAGCAAGAAACAATTATGTGGATGAGTCATGGTGATAGCGTCACCGAGTTGCCCTCCGGTTTTCGCGTCTTGGCGCATACCCACAATACGCCAATGGCAGCGATCGCCCATCCAGAGCGGAAACTCTATGGCGTTCAGTTCCACCCAGAGGTGGTGCACTCCGTGGGCGGTATTGCCCTGATCCGCAACTTTGTCTATCACATTTGCGATTGTGAACCCACTTGGACAACTGCTGCCTTTGTCGAAGAAGCGATCCGGGAAGTGCGCGCCAAAGTGGGGGACAAACGGGTACTCCTTGCCCTATCGGGGGGGGTGGATTCCTCGACCCTGGCCTTTTTGCTCCACCGCGCCATTGGCGATCAACTCACCTGTATGTTCATTGACCAAGGGTTCATGCGCAAAGGCGAACCGGAGCGACTCCTCAAGCTCTTTCAGGAGCAGTTTCACATCAAGGTGGAGTACGTCAATGCCCGCGATCGCTTCCTTGCCCAACTGGTGGGCGTCACAGACCCCGAAGAAAAGCGCAAACGCATTGGCCATGAATTTATCCGCGTTTTTGAGGAAGAGTCGCAGCGGCTAGGGCCTTTTGACTACCTTGCTCAGGGCACGCTGTATCCCGATGTCATTGAATCGGCGAATACCAACATTGACCCGCAAACTGGCGAGCGCGTAGCGGTGAAAATCAAGAGCCACCACAATGTGGGCGGTCTGCCGGAGAACCTGCGCTTTAAGCTGGTGGAACCCCTGCGCAAGCTCTTTAAGGATGAAGTGCGCCAAGTGGGGCGATCGCTGGGTCTGCCCGAAGAAATTGTGCGGCGGCATCCTTTTCCCGGTCCCGGTTTAGCGATTCGGATTCTGGGGGAAGTGACCCCGGAACGCCTAGAGATTCTGCGGGATGCGGATCTGATTGTGCGGCAGGAAATTAACCGCGCCGAGATGTACCACGACTTTTGGCAAGCCTTTGCGGTGCTGCTGCCGATTCGCACTGTGGGGGTAATGGGCGATCAGCGAACCTATGCCTATCCAGTGGTGCTGCGGTTTGTCACCAGTGAAGATGGAATGACCGCTGATTGGGCACGGGTGCCCTACGATCTCCTCGAGCGCATTTCCAACCGCATTGTCAACGAGGTGCCGGGGGTGAATCGGGTGGTCTATGACATTACCTCCAAGCCACCGGGAACCATTGAGTGGGAATAA